In the genome of Deltaproteobacteria bacterium, one region contains:
- a CDS encoding septal ring lytic transglycosylase RlpA family protein: MRFTHGFVVVLAACSALVAGCSAQQAHHRMQSHAPAAARSYHATGSASWYGRYFHGRRTASGERFNQRAMTCAHRHLPFGTQLRVTNLANDRSIVVRVNDRGPFVRGRIVDLSHEAARQLQFIGQGHTKVRLEAID, translated from the coding sequence ATGCGCTTCACTCATGGATTTGTGGTTGTTCTCGCTGCCTGTAGTGCATTGGTGGCTGGTTGCAGTGCGCAGCAGGCGCATCATCGGATGCAATCGCATGCTCCCGCAGCGGCCCGTTCGTATCATGCGACTGGTTCGGCGTCGTGGTATGGGCGGTATTTTCATGGACGCCGCACCGCGAGTGGCGAGCGGTTCAATCAGCGGGCGATGACTTGTGCCCATCGGCATTTGCCATTCGGCACTCAATTGCGTGTGACCAATCTCGCCAATGATCGGAGCATTGTGGTCCGCGTGAACGATCGCGGGCCGTTTGTTCGCGGTCGGATCGTCGATTTGTCGCATGAAGCTGCGCGGCAACTCCAATTTATCGGGCAGGGCCACACGAAAGTCCGGCTTGAGGCAATCGACTGA
- the rmuC gene encoding DNA recombination protein RmuC, with protein MLWPFILTVMFSGVSVVLLVVLLRRRPVLDVNPLQPQFESLRSGQAAVAQALRDELATHRDAAANQARGLREEVSTAMKGVADSLLKQVSEVARTNEQRLETVRNAVEQQFVAIRADNAIQLEAMRKTVDEKLAGTLERRLGESFQLVSERLELVHKGLGEMQQLAAGVGDLKKVLTNVKTRGTWGEIQLGNLLEQVLSPEQFARNVAPYPQSSERVEFAIKLPGHGATREEVVWLPIDSKFPAEDYHRLVEATERGDLPAADEACRQLEIRFKAAAKEIRDKYLHPPYTTDFGIMFLPTEGLFAEALRRPGLLEFLQREYRVTVNGPTTLAAFLNSLQMGFRTLAIEKRSSEVWQLLGAVKTEFGKFGGVIERVQKKLHEATSTIDDVAVRSRAIEKRLRTVQELPGTHSALLLGATQPVPIEAPLDRDPTA; from the coding sequence ATGCTCTGGCCCTTCATCTTGACGGTCATGTTCAGCGGTGTCAGCGTCGTCCTGCTCGTCGTGCTCCTGCGTCGCCGACCCGTACTGGATGTCAATCCACTCCAACCGCAATTCGAGTCATTGCGGAGCGGGCAAGCGGCCGTCGCGCAAGCGTTGCGCGATGAATTGGCGACGCATCGCGACGCCGCAGCAAATCAAGCACGCGGGCTGCGAGAGGAAGTCAGTACGGCGATGAAAGGCGTCGCCGATTCCTTGCTGAAACAAGTCAGCGAAGTGGCTCGCACCAATGAACAGCGGTTAGAAACCGTGCGCAACGCCGTGGAGCAACAATTCGTCGCGATTCGCGCCGACAACGCCATTCAGCTCGAAGCAATGCGCAAGACCGTCGATGAAAAGCTGGCGGGCACATTGGAACGCCGCTTGGGCGAGAGTTTCCAACTCGTCAGCGAACGACTGGAGCTGGTGCATAAAGGACTGGGAGAAATGCAACAGCTGGCCGCCGGGGTCGGCGATTTGAAAAAAGTCCTCACCAACGTCAAGACCCGCGGGACCTGGGGCGAAATCCAACTCGGCAATCTGTTAGAGCAAGTCTTGAGTCCCGAACAATTTGCGCGCAACGTCGCGCCATATCCGCAAAGCAGCGAACGGGTGGAATTCGCCATCAAACTGCCGGGACACGGCGCCACGCGTGAGGAAGTCGTGTGGCTCCCGATCGACTCGAAATTTCCGGCCGAAGATTACCACCGTCTCGTGGAAGCGACGGAACGTGGAGATCTGCCGGCCGCAGACGAAGCGTGTCGACAGTTGGAGATTCGCTTCAAGGCCGCAGCGAAAGAGATTCGGGACAAGTATCTGCATCCACCGTACACGACCGATTTCGGCATCATGTTCCTTCCCACCGAAGGACTCTTTGCGGAGGCCTTGCGCCGACCGGGTCTGCTCGAGTTTTTGCAACGCGAATATCGCGTGACCGTCAACGGACCAACGACGTTGGCGGCCTTTCTGAATAGCCTCCAAATGGGTTTCCGCACGCTCGCGATCGAAAAACGGAGTTCCGAGGTGTGGCAATTGCTCGGCGCCGTCAAGACCGAATTCGGCAAGTTCGGCGGCGTCATCGAACGCGTACAAAAGAAGCTGCATGAAGCGACGAGTACGATCGACGACGTCGCCGTCCGTTCCCGCGCCATCGAAAAACGGCTGCGCACGGTCCAAGAACTCCCCGGCACCCACAGCGCGCTGCTGCTGGGTGCGACCCAACCCGTTCCGATCGAGGCCCCACTCGATCGCGACCCCACGGCGTAA
- a CDS encoding helix-turn-helix transcriptional regulator: MEATIPPIHQRIKELRSARGFALDELATRSGVSRAMLSKIERGVASPTIGLLCKIAAALGVPLTRLVAEPEGVQRRLIRHEEMATLADTLSGVTRTSLSTELPEWGLELLQYEMVPGGSTGEAGSCGAGTREIFYVTGGAVEVHCQGRHDTVRAGEALLLDSSGAACGYVIRNPGAASAKFLLVVDRRRQ, encoded by the coding sequence ATGGAAGCCACGATCCCTCCGATTCATCAGCGCATCAAAGAGCTGCGATCCGCGCGTGGGTTTGCATTGGATGAACTAGCGACGCGGTCCGGCGTGAGTCGGGCGATGCTGTCGAAGATCGAGCGGGGGGTGGCGAGTCCGACCATTGGGTTGTTGTGTAAGATTGCGGCCGCACTCGGGGTGCCACTTACGAGGTTAGTGGCGGAGCCGGAAGGGGTGCAGCGCCGGCTGATTCGGCATGAAGAGATGGCCACGCTCGCGGACACATTAAGCGGCGTGACGCGCACCAGTCTCAGTACGGAATTGCCGGAGTGGGGGCTGGAGTTGTTGCAGTATGAGATGGTGCCTGGCGGTTCCACGGGTGAAGCGGGGAGTTGCGGCGCCGGGACGCGCGAGATTTTTTATGTGACCGGCGGGGCAGTCGAGGTCCATTGCCAAGGACGTCACGATACGGTGCGGGCCGGCGAGGCGCTCTTATTGGATAGCAGCGGCGCGGCGTGTGGGTATGTGATTCGGAATCCGGGTGCTGCGTCGGCAAAGTTTTTGTTGGTCGTCGATCGGCGGAGACAATAA
- a CDS encoding apolipoprotein A1/A4/E family protein, which translates to MERKIRSWIYLLTACCWMLGVGCSGVLKEAAKDAASDIKDDLKAEMETQMDQAATDIKSGIDESMGELGGKVDELKDQLSTDLENALQGEAAKQGSLIADVQGEIKKLQDSLAGLTDQDLSAALSIDLDQKLKALEEALNQMLQNGVVDSLQGKIDELKSLLNGFDGGEVKDFIEQKLGSIQALYDEFQVSKLVTKAVGSLDKVSDHVKDQLKALGTPAAEALLEKLNYFSPLLKDLKDKDVAALLDDGLSQLSAKVKQTLDTATPAEIEKFLKEQVGGELDSLKGAVAKLKGTKFEQKAHDLVQQAKGIVQQVQEEGVVASLQEGLDKVNGLLSGMTDAQLVEQVNGAIDSLLQQASAVANTETGGQLKEKLAALKQTVTEWWQNTGTTAATPGAPPPPDSTATTAAPVPTPVPETPAKPAEYTGPLCHSAYDASIDSDTQPLEEAERCIEYRCSYMRWFPEEMPGACLPGFKYSSLWYGVYKCNENGSSITYKEFSSAVENGALCLPGLTPNTIIYKKPNRRYDCGTKDSFTNIFDKICLKPGYRAKPSQAKTSLGAMTWCCSPTE; encoded by the coding sequence ATGGAGCGCAAAATTCGCTCGTGGATCTATCTGCTGACCGCGTGTTGTTGGATGTTGGGAGTGGGTTGTTCCGGTGTCTTGAAGGAGGCGGCGAAAGATGCGGCCAGTGATATTAAAGATGACTTAAAAGCGGAAATGGAAACCCAGATGGATCAAGCGGCGACCGATATTAAATCGGGCATTGATGAATCGATGGGGGAATTAGGGGGAAAAGTAGATGAGCTGAAGGATCAACTGTCCACGGACTTGGAAAACGCGCTCCAAGGCGAAGCCGCAAAACAGGGGAGTTTGATTGCCGATGTGCAGGGCGAGATCAAGAAACTCCAGGATTCATTGGCCGGATTGACCGATCAGGATCTTTCAGCGGCCCTTTCCATCGATCTCGACCAAAAACTTAAGGCCCTTGAAGAGGCGTTGAACCAGATGTTGCAGAATGGCGTCGTCGATTCGTTGCAAGGGAAGATTGATGAGCTAAAGAGTCTCCTCAACGGATTCGACGGCGGGGAGGTCAAAGACTTTATCGAGCAGAAACTTGGTTCGATCCAGGCGCTGTACGACGAATTTCAAGTCTCGAAGCTCGTGACCAAGGCGGTCGGTTCTCTCGATAAGGTCAGTGACCACGTCAAGGATCAGCTCAAGGCGCTGGGGACTCCGGCGGCGGAGGCCCTCTTAGAGAAGCTGAATTATTTTTCTCCGTTGTTGAAAGACCTCAAAGACAAAGATGTCGCGGCCTTGCTCGACGATGGCTTAAGTCAACTCTCCGCCAAGGTGAAGCAGACGCTCGACACGGCGACACCGGCAGAGATTGAAAAGTTTTTGAAGGAGCAAGTGGGTGGTGAACTTGACTCGTTGAAGGGCGCGGTGGCCAAGCTCAAGGGGACTAAATTCGAGCAGAAGGCTCATGACCTGGTCCAACAGGCGAAGGGAATTGTCCAGCAGGTGCAGGAGGAGGGAGTCGTGGCCTCGCTGCAAGAGGGCTTAGACAAGGTCAATGGGCTCTTGAGCGGAATGACCGATGCGCAGTTGGTGGAACAGGTCAATGGCGCCATCGACTCATTGCTCCAGCAGGCGAGCGCGGTGGCGAATACGGAGACCGGGGGCCAATTAAAGGAGAAACTCGCCGCGCTGAAACAGACCGTAACGGAGTGGTGGCAAAACACCGGAACGACGGCGGCCACGCCCGGTGCACCGCCACCACCGGATTCTACAGCGACGACAGCGGCGCCGGTTCCCACGCCTGTTCCTGAGACGCCGGCCAAACCGGCGGAATACACCGGACCACTCTGTCACTCGGCATATGATGCGAGTATCGATAGCGACACACAACCGCTCGAAGAGGCGGAACGCTGTATTGAGTATCGATGCAGCTATATGCGTTGGTTTCCTGAAGAGATGCCGGGAGCTTGTCTGCCGGGGTTTAAGTATTCGTCGCTGTGGTACGGAGTGTACAAGTGTAACGAGAATGGTTCTTCAATCACATACAAGGAGTTTTCGTCGGCCGTGGAAAATGGTGCCCTGTGCCTTCCAGGACTTACGCCGAACACTATCATTTACAAGAAACCGAACCGACGCTACGATTGTGGAACGAAAGATTCGTTCACGAACATATTTGATAAAATTTGTCTCAAGCCTGGCTATCGTGCAAAACCGAGTCAGGCGAAGACGTCGTTGGGGGCGATGACGTGGTGCTGTTCCCCAACAGAATAA
- a CDS encoding DMT family transporter, translating into MIALYVILTIGNGALITISRSLNSALGTRIGHLEGSLVNHLGGMLCGAVLLIVGVRTGTWHGGLPFYYYLGGCCGVILVAASNYAIPRVGSVVITILLTMAQLTATAWMDHNGWLGGRVIPFRWTTLCGMALLIGGALLTHPKPSTRWNVTPRQPSP; encoded by the coding sequence ATGATCGCTCTCTATGTCATCCTGACGATCGGCAACGGAGCGCTGATCACCATCTCTCGATCGCTCAATAGCGCGCTCGGGACACGAATCGGGCATTTGGAAGGGTCATTGGTCAATCATCTGGGCGGAATGCTCTGTGGCGCTGTACTCCTGATCGTGGGAGTGCGAACCGGGACGTGGCATGGCGGTCTGCCGTTTTACTATTACCTCGGCGGCTGCTGCGGCGTCATCTTGGTCGCGGCCAGCAATTACGCTATTCCCCGCGTCGGGAGTGTCGTGATCACGATCCTCCTGACGATGGCCCAACTCACCGCAACTGCATGGATGGATCACAACGGCTGGCTCGGTGGCCGCGTCATCCCATTTCGCTGGACCACACTGTGCGGCATGGCACTGCTGATCGGCGGTGCATTGTTGACGCATCCGAAACCCAGCACGCGATGGAACGTCACACCGCGGCAGCCATCCCCATAA
- a CDS encoding M48 family metallopeptidase has product MDLPPTGKQMIIRSPRRRRTMAVQVSAGGTVTVHVPRRCSNQEVEEFLTARRDWIERTRARVVALHARYPKRTLTADATVPYLGTEYPLAAILNDRVDSDSGARATRLITWYRAEALRHLTTRTHHFAAQLGVTPTRIAVRTQHRRWGSCSPNGRIFYNWRLILCPPAVIDYVVAHEVAHLRHANHGPRFWQTVAALFPDFTAHRRWLQTDGMAFVMVV; this is encoded by the coding sequence ATGGACCTCCCCCCAACCGGCAAGCAGATGATCATCCGCAGCCCACGCCGTCGTCGCACCATGGCAGTGCAAGTCAGTGCCGGCGGCACCGTGACCGTCCATGTCCCACGCCGCTGCAGTAACCAAGAGGTCGAAGAGTTTCTGACCGCGCGGCGGGACTGGATCGAGCGCACCCGCGCCCGCGTCGTCGCGCTCCACGCCCGCTATCCGAAACGCACGCTCACTGCCGATGCGACAGTCCCATACCTCGGCACGGAATATCCGCTCGCGGCCATCTTGAACGACCGCGTTGACTCCGATTCCGGAGCACGCGCCACGCGTCTGATCACGTGGTACCGGGCCGAGGCACTCCGCCATCTCACCACCCGCACCCACCACTTCGCCGCGCAACTCGGCGTCACACCCACCCGCATCGCGGTTCGAACCCAGCACCGCCGTTGGGGCAGCTGCTCCCCAAACGGTCGCATTTTCTACAACTGGCGATTGATCCTCTGTCCACCGGCGGTCATCGATTACGTCGTCGCGCACGAAGTCGCGCATTTGCGCCACGCCAACCACGGCCCCCGCTTCTGGCAAACCGTCGCAGCGCTCTTCCCCGATTTCACCGCCCACCGCCGCTGGCTGCAAACCGACGGGATGGCGTTTGTGATGGTGGTCTGA
- a CDS encoding DnaJ domain-containing protein translates to MSTYPNYYDLLGVAPNAPVMAIRKAYRARMLKLRKHPDLGGSNDGAVLLNEAYAVLKDRERRAAYDRLFLATIAEPLATAKPARAAGRERRRATRVGYAGHVHVRVGRIGVVQPGQCRDLSTGGLCLKTVAALRPGTALGLVFADDPGLMLEGEVRWVRPVPQRFGAILYEGGVEFTDVNLLRFQQFCERLGLQNELAQSPTERSARR, encoded by the coding sequence ATGTCTACTTATCCCAACTACTATGACTTGCTCGGCGTGGCGCCGAATGCGCCAGTGATGGCGATCCGGAAGGCCTATCGCGCGCGGATGCTCAAACTGCGCAAACACCCCGATCTTGGGGGGTCCAATGATGGCGCGGTCTTGTTAAACGAAGCGTACGCGGTCTTGAAGGACCGGGAGCGGCGCGCCGCGTACGATCGCCTGTTTCTCGCGACGATCGCGGAACCGCTCGCGACCGCGAAACCGGCGCGCGCGGCAGGTCGGGAGCGCCGACGTGCGACGCGGGTCGGATACGCGGGCCATGTGCATGTGCGCGTTGGACGGATCGGCGTCGTTCAACCAGGCCAGTGTCGTGACCTCTCGACTGGCGGCCTGTGTCTCAAAACTGTCGCGGCGTTGCGCCCCGGCACTGCGTTGGGGCTCGTCTTCGCCGACGATCCCGGGCTGATGTTGGAAGGCGAAGTGCGTTGGGTCCGTCCGGTGCCGCAACGCTTCGGCGCGATACTGTACGAAGGCGGCGTGGAATTCACCGACGTCAACTTGCTCCGGTTTCAGCAATTCTGCGAACGGCTGGGGTTGCAAAACGAATTGGCTCAATCGCCGACGGAACGCTCAGCCCGACGGTAG
- a CDS encoding peptidylprolyl isomerase, whose amino-acid sequence MTTAPRATFSEPKASTVHAEKKYTATIQTAKGNIEVELFAKEAPLSVTNFLQLAKGGFYDGLTFHRVEPGFVIQGGDPAGNGTGGPGYTIPAEIHHKHLKGALAWARTGDNVNPQRRSSGSQFYITLAATAFLDNQYTVFGQTTKGMDIAEQIRPGDKIVKITITEQ is encoded by the coding sequence ATGACCACCGCGCCCCGCGCCACGTTTAGCGAACCAAAGGCCTCCACCGTGCATGCCGAGAAAAAATATACCGCCACTATCCAGACCGCGAAAGGCAATATCGAAGTGGAACTCTTCGCAAAAGAAGCGCCGCTCTCAGTCACGAATTTTCTGCAACTCGCGAAGGGCGGATTCTACGATGGCCTGACGTTTCATCGAGTCGAACCCGGCTTTGTCATTCAAGGCGGCGACCCCGCCGGCAACGGCACTGGCGGCCCCGGCTATACGATCCCGGCGGAGATTCATCATAAACACCTCAAAGGCGCCCTCGCGTGGGCCCGCACCGGCGACAACGTCAACCCGCAACGCCGCTCCAGCGGATCGCAATTTTACATCACACTGGCCGCGACCGCGTTCCTCGACAACCAATACACCGTGTTCGGCCAAACGACCAAAGGGATGGACATCGCCGAACAGATCCGGCCCGGCGACAAGATTGTGAAGATTACGATCACGGAGCAGTGA
- a CDS encoding DMT family transporter yields the protein MQRTIAIGAGLGSGVLVALMMRLNATLGEHVGVLESSVIVHVVGSLFAMVLLARLPLTTFARRLRATPRRLWIGGALGLVIVAGGNWVIPPLGLALASAIVITATLGCSLVADHCGWFGLARFPMTARRLAGVGCATLGTILIALRLL from the coding sequence ATGCAACGCACGATCGCCATTGGGGCTGGGTTGGGGAGTGGGGTGTTGGTCGCGCTGATGATGCGATTGAATGCCACGCTGGGAGAGCACGTCGGCGTCTTAGAATCGTCCGTGATCGTCCATGTCGTCGGGTCGCTCTTTGCCATGGTGTTGTTGGCGCGCTTGCCACTGACGACGTTTGCGCGACGGCTGCGGGCCACGCCGCGTCGGCTGTGGATCGGGGGCGCGCTCGGGTTAGTCATCGTCGCGGGCGGCAATTGGGTGATTCCGCCGCTGGGGCTGGCGCTCGCGTCAGCGATTGTGATTACCGCCACGCTCGGCTGCTCGCTGGTGGCGGATCATTGTGGGTGGTTCGGACTCGCACGCTTTCCGATGACCGCACGCCGTCTCGCCGGCGTCGGATGCGCGACCCTTGGCACGATCCTGATTGCGCTGCGACTGTTATGA
- a CDS encoding DMT family transporter: MKTSAAYLTLTLLWSGSYLAIHYILQVYPPFLAAAARIGIALLILTPLAMRHRFGLPDRARLIGPALLSGLFTMGLAWALLFWGEQQQVAPAVVAVLNAAQPLMTMLTAPFLARRQGQFSAMQRFGILLGFGGVATVFSPQLQGSDLGALFGMLAILGMAASYGIAAHLTRTLTQQWSGSVIFVWQASASLPLLLGLSWWNGEMWPTTIAVLARPAATVGLLYLGLGSTALAFLLWYFLLRRVGSTIASTVTYCMPVVSILLDSLFLHRLPPLPVLVGATVIVGSVILARHRPTWKTAMTATPPRCSTRVACAGGAA; this comes from the coding sequence ATGAAAACGTCCGCGGCGTATCTTACTTTGACCCTATTATGGAGTGGCTCCTATCTGGCCATTCATTACATCTTACAAGTCTATCCCCCATTTCTGGCCGCAGCCGCCCGCATCGGCATTGCATTGCTCATCCTCACGCCATTGGCCATGCGGCATCGCTTCGGGCTCCCGGATCGAGCGCGTTTGATCGGCCCCGCGCTGCTCTCCGGCCTTTTCACGATGGGCCTGGCCTGGGCACTCCTTTTTTGGGGGGAACAGCAGCAAGTCGCCCCCGCGGTAGTTGCCGTGTTGAACGCCGCACAGCCGCTGATGACGATGCTCACCGCGCCGTTCTTGGCGCGCCGCCAAGGCCAATTCAGCGCCATGCAACGTTTCGGCATCTTGTTAGGATTCGGCGGAGTGGCAACCGTCTTTTCGCCCCAACTACAGGGGAGCGACCTCGGCGCACTCTTCGGGATGCTCGCCATCCTCGGCATGGCCGCGTCATACGGAATTGCCGCGCACCTCACGCGCACGCTGACACAACAGTGGAGCGGCTCGGTCATCTTTGTTTGGCAAGCCAGCGCGTCCTTGCCGCTGTTGCTGGGACTCTCCTGGTGGAACGGCGAAATGTGGCCAACGACCATTGCCGTGTTGGCCAGACCCGCTGCGACCGTGGGACTCCTCTATCTCGGTCTCGGTTCCACCGCGCTCGCGTTTCTGCTCTGGTATTTTCTGTTACGCCGCGTCGGAAGCACCATCGCCAGCACCGTGACCTACTGCATGCCGGTCGTTTCCATATTGCTGGACAGTCTCTTCTTGCACCGCCTGCCACCACTCCCTGTCTTAGTCGGCGCGACCGTCATCGTCGGCAGCGTAATCTTGGCCCGACATCGACCCACGTGGAAGACTGCTATGACCGCCACTCCACCACGGTGCAGCACCCGCGTCGCATGCGCTGGAGGTGCGGCATGA
- a CDS encoding class I SAM-dependent methyltransferase, whose translation MTCSNKHTSDTIRTLFDRWAITGKDERAAQDHALVVFPVLDALDWQPTDALLDIGCGNGYVIRHLAPRLPHGSVTGLDLSAAMLANARAMTQLNIPTTWRHADFMSWDAGPTRFDKIFSMEAFYYFSNVAAAIRKAASLLRPGGTFICIVDFYTENPASASWPSPSACGVPMQRHAMAEWAQMFRDTGLTHVTQQQVRYPVEQATETWQREVGSLVTMGTHAL comes from the coding sequence ATGACCTGCTCCAATAAACATACTTCCGACACGATCCGCACGCTGTTCGACCGCTGGGCCATAACCGGCAAGGATGAGCGGGCGGCACAAGATCACGCCCTCGTAGTCTTTCCGGTATTGGACGCACTCGACTGGCAACCGACCGATGCGTTACTCGATATCGGCTGCGGCAACGGCTACGTGATTCGGCATTTGGCGCCGCGCCTCCCGCACGGGTCCGTCACCGGCCTGGACCTCTCGGCCGCAATGTTGGCGAACGCGCGCGCGATGACACAACTCAACATCCCGACGACGTGGCGACATGCCGACTTCATGTCCTGGGACGCAGGGCCTACGCGCTTCGATAAAATTTTCTCGATGGAGGCGTTTTACTATTTCTCCAACGTCGCCGCCGCGATCCGCAAGGCCGCGTCGCTGCTCCGCCCCGGCGGCACGTTCATTTGCATCGTCGACTTTTACACCGAAAACCCCGCCAGCGCCTCGTGGCCGTCTCCCTCCGCATGCGGCGTCCCGATGCAACGACATGCAATGGCCGAATGGGCCCAGATGTTCCGTGACACCGGACTCACGCACGTCACCCAGCAACAAGTCCGCTACCCGGTCGAACAAGCGACCGAGACGTGGCAACGTGAGGTGGGGTCATTGGTGACGATGGGCACGCACGCCCTGTAA
- a CDS encoding M48 family metallopeptidase: MWEQIRANQRRSFFLIAGMSILLVGCGFTFAEVFAPGAGPIGLLIAAGLLAIQLLIYAAAGQSVLLQGLGARELPREECPRLFNIVEEMQLASGLPVAPKVYLIDDPAPNAFAFGRKPEQSGVAVTSGLLSRLNRDQLQGVIAHELGHIKNRDTRFLMLAAVLLASVALLSEIFWRMLRSGGRAGRRSSARGGGQAMLIILAIAILLAIFGPIGARLLYFACSRKREYLADAASAQFTRYPEGLAGALETIATTNQPMARVNKTALPMFIVHPLRPLRGGHSIFATHPPIDERIGILRAMGNASFHAYDTAMRQLRGRSAIGAHTLGAEQTQPEIRSAAAEGPVMTAHDAALGTYATAGYRAITCGCGIAMKIPPTYPKPTIRCMRCGTAHSVGRRPRTIS, from the coding sequence ATGTGGGAGCAGATCCGCGCGAATCAGCGTCGCTCATTTTTCCTCATCGCAGGCATGTCCATCCTGCTCGTCGGCTGCGGCTTCACGTTTGCGGAAGTCTTCGCGCCCGGAGCCGGCCCGATCGGCCTGCTGATCGCCGCCGGTCTTTTGGCGATCCAACTCCTCATTTACGCCGCAGCGGGGCAATCGGTATTGCTCCAAGGACTCGGCGCCCGAGAATTGCCGCGTGAAGAATGTCCGCGGCTCTTCAACATCGTGGAAGAGATGCAGCTCGCGTCCGGCTTGCCCGTAGCTCCGAAAGTCTATTTAATCGACGACCCCGCGCCGAATGCGTTCGCGTTCGGCCGCAAACCGGAACAAAGCGGCGTCGCCGTCACCTCCGGCCTGTTATCGCGCTTGAATCGCGACCAACTCCAAGGCGTGATCGCGCACGAATTGGGTCATATAAAGAATCGCGACACGCGCTTTCTCATGTTAGCGGCCGTATTGCTCGCTTCAGTCGCGCTGCTGAGCGAAATCTTCTGGCGGATGCTCCGTTCCGGTGGTCGCGCCGGGCGCCGCAGCAGCGCTCGCGGCGGCGGTCAAGCCATGCTCATCATTTTGGCGATTGCGATCCTGCTCGCGATCTTCGGCCCCATAGGCGCACGGCTGCTCTACTTCGCGTGTTCCCGCAAACGCGAATACCTCGCCGACGCCGCGTCCGCCCAATTTACGCGCTATCCGGAAGGCCTGGCCGGGGCATTGGAAACAATCGCGACGACGAATCAGCCGATGGCGCGCGTCAACAAGACCGCGCTCCCGATGTTCATCGTCCATCCGTTGCGCCCGCTACGCGGCGGCCACAGCATCTTCGCCACCCATCCGCCGATCGACGAACGCATCGGGATCCTCCGCGCGATGGGCAACGCCTCGTTCCACGCCTACGACACCGCGATGCGCCAACTGCGGGGACGCAGCGCAATCGGCGCACACACGCTCGGCGCGGAGCAGACGCAACCGGAAATCCGCTCGGCAGCCGCGGAAGGCCCGGTGATGACCGCCCACGACGCGGCCCTCGGGACCTATGCAACGGCGGGTTATCGCGCGATCACGTGTGGCTGCGGCATCGCGATGAAAATCCCCCCGACCTATCCCAAGCCGACGATTCGTTGTATGCGGTGCGGCACGGCGCATTCGGTGGGCCGGAGACCAAGAACCATTTCATAA
- a CDS encoding NAD(P)H-dependent oxidoreductase, with translation MKIAIISGSHRKEGQSAKVARYLQHVVTMQCASDTTYLFSLANNPLPLWDEGVWAQAAQWKTLWGPIAQELRSADAVVVVSPEWSGMVPAGLKNFFLFCTPQELGNKPGLIVTVSASRGGAYPVNELRTSSYKNCAFCYIPEHVIVRQVGDMLNDPTTPASPDDEYIRARLGYAVQMLRSYGEALRHVRESGIPDYQTYPYGM, from the coding sequence ATGAAAATCGCGATCATCAGTGGGAGTCATCGGAAAGAGGGGCAGTCGGCCAAGGTGGCGCGGTATCTACAGCACGTCGTGACAATGCAGTGCGCATCCGACACGACGTATCTGTTCAGTCTGGCGAACAACCCGCTGCCGCTGTGGGACGAGGGCGTCTGGGCGCAGGCCGCACAGTGGAAGACGCTGTGGGGTCCGATTGCACAAGAGCTGCGCAGTGCCGATGCGGTGGTCGTGGTTTCGCCGGAGTGGAGTGGCATGGTGCCGGCCGGACTGAAAAATTTCTTTCTCTTCTGCACGCCGCAAGAATTGGGCAACAAACCGGGGCTGATCGTCACGGTCTCCGCGAGTCGCGGCGGCGCGTATCCGGTCAATGAACTCCGGACCAGCAGCTACAAAAATTGTGCATTTTGTTACATCCCCGAACATGTGATCGTGCGCCAAGTCGGGGACATGTTGAATGACCCCACGACGCCCGCTTCGCCGGACGACGAATATATCCGCGCGCGTCTCGGCTACGCGGTCCAGATGCTGCGCAGCTACGGTGAGGCGTTGCGCCACGTGCGCGAGAGTGGAATCCCCGATTACCAGACGTATCCGTACGGGATGTGA